A region from the uncultured Holophaga sp. genome encodes:
- a CDS encoding DUF6600 domain-containing protein, whose product MSAFDRRFLPLALLLPTIALVGSPAAAQTDQDADDYAGEAADRYAEVRVLEGEATVLKGDVTDALTRSTPIGEGDVVESHGRGILQLGDGSRVAFGEGTRFTVATLFADRDGDRQVLLKLESGRLRIQVAGDPDTRFRVDSPLGGASFGAKADVSFEVGARGLEVRVFSGRATAGVRDDREGLYAGEVITLSGERLSRVRDFDTYDLNAFESWSGPRLAWRQGADLDKVPREIRPFADELEGQGNWVYVGSVGAYCWQPRGVSPDWRPYWRGHWASYPGGMTWVSAEPWGFVTHHYGRWGWTAALGWYWIPGIQYAPAWVAWQDADDSFGWAPLGYYDEPCTWGYGAWGGGYCWNVVSLNFLWYPHIDRHINPGWRQLPAFGPRPHRPGPTPWRRSPVMVRPNEFRDPALFRRVVSQPELRRDRLRDYARSSEQATGRTVRRFATPSRVEQPADRPQGFADRERQFRRVESPDRRGAEGVRPNRGGTPQPERGGVVQPQRSRPVQEPDATLPPRRTRPQEPMTRPRNSSDGRSEQPSSARPAAVERSQASPERDRVVRERSDAAPGQSREVRETHGETRPKTDQGKGAKASFSRSEKHSGGDKDGSRKKD is encoded by the coding sequence ACGCGGGTGAGGCCGCCGACCGCTACGCAGAGGTGCGCGTCCTGGAAGGGGAGGCTACGGTCCTGAAGGGGGATGTCACGGACGCCCTGACCCGCAGCACACCCATTGGCGAGGGTGATGTGGTGGAGAGCCATGGGCGTGGCATTCTGCAGCTTGGTGATGGCAGCAGGGTGGCCTTCGGGGAGGGGACCCGTTTCACCGTGGCCACCCTGTTCGCCGATCGGGACGGGGATCGCCAGGTCCTGCTGAAGCTCGAATCCGGCAGGCTCAGGATCCAGGTGGCCGGGGATCCCGACACCCGCTTCCGGGTGGACTCCCCCTTGGGTGGGGCCAGCTTCGGGGCCAAGGCTGATGTCTCCTTTGAAGTCGGAGCCCGTGGCCTGGAGGTCAGGGTCTTCTCCGGCCGGGCGACGGCGGGGGTGCGGGATGACCGGGAGGGGCTCTATGCCGGGGAGGTCATCACCCTTTCGGGGGAGCGTCTCTCCAGGGTCCGCGACTTCGACACCTACGATCTCAATGCCTTTGAGAGTTGGAGCGGCCCTCGTCTGGCCTGGAGGCAGGGGGCCGATCTGGACAAGGTCCCCCGGGAGATCCGCCCCTTCGCCGACGAACTGGAGGGGCAGGGGAACTGGGTCTATGTGGGGTCCGTCGGCGCCTACTGCTGGCAACCCCGTGGCGTGTCCCCGGACTGGCGCCCCTACTGGCGGGGCCACTGGGCCAGCTATCCGGGCGGCATGACCTGGGTCAGCGCCGAACCCTGGGGCTTTGTCACCCACCACTACGGGCGCTGGGGCTGGACTGCCGCGCTGGGCTGGTACTGGATCCCCGGGATCCAGTACGCCCCGGCCTGGGTGGCCTGGCAGGATGCCGATGACAGCTTCGGATGGGCCCCCCTGGGCTACTACGATGAACCCTGCACCTGGGGCTATGGGGCCTGGGGAGGCGGGTACTGCTGGAATGTGGTGAGCCTCAACTTCCTCTGGTACCCGCACATCGACCGCCACATCAATCCCGGTTGGCGGCAGCTGCCGGCCTTCGGGCCACGGCCTCACCGCCCCGGCCCCACGCCCTGGCGCCGCAGCCCTGTGATGGTCAGGCCCAATGAATTCCGGGATCCTGCCCTCTTCCGCAGGGTCGTCAGCCAGCCTGAGCTCCGCCGGGACCGGCTCCGGGATTACGCCCGGAGCTCCGAGCAGGCGACCGGGCGCACCGTCCGCCGCTTTGCGACCCCTTCCCGGGTGGAACAGCCTGCCGACAGGCCCCAGGGCTTTGCCGACCGCGAGCGGCAGTTCCGGCGGGTGGAGAGTCCTGACCGAAGGGGAGCCGAAGGCGTCAGGCCGAACCGTGGAGGCACGCCCCAGCCCGAGCGGGGCGGCGTTGTGCAGCCCCAGCGTTCCCGGCCGGTGCAGGAACCCGACGCTACGCTCCCACCGCGCCGGACCAGGCCCCAGGAACCCATGACCCGGCCGCGGAACAGTTCCGATGGGCGCAGCGAGCAGCCCTCCAGTGCTCGCCCCGCCGCCGTGGAGAGATCCCAGGCTTCACCCGAGCGCGACCGTGTTGTGCGGGAGCGGTCCGATGCGGCACCCGGTCAGAGCCGCGAGGTGCGGGAGACGCATGGGGAGACTCGCCCCAAGACCGATCAGGGCAAGGGGGCCAAGGCCTCCTTCTCCAGATCCGAGAAGCACTCCGGTGGGGACAAGGATGGCAGCCGGAAGAAGGACTGA
- a CDS encoding PilZ domain-containing protein yields the protein MDQAFSQREFTRVPSCLTVRVTVDGTEIPNRGSQNVSLKGMLIHLGAPLPVGTPCRLTILLADGEIEVEVEAQVVHNYEAGTAFQFTKILGVESFEHLKNLVLYNAQDTEQVEEEFHSHWGFKRRDE from the coding sequence ATGGACCAGGCCTTCAGCCAGCGCGAATTCACCCGGGTGCCATCCTGTCTGACGGTCCGGGTGACGGTGGATGGCACGGAGATCCCGAATCGCGGTTCCCAGAACGTCAGCCTCAAGGGCATGCTGATCCACCTTGGGGCCCCTCTGCCCGTCGGGACACCCTGCCGCCTGACCATCCTGCTGGCGGATGGCGAAATCGAGGTGGAGGTCGAGGCTCAGGTGGTCCACAACTACGAGGCCGGGACGGCCTTCCAGTTCACCAAGATCCTGGGAGTGGAGAGCTTCGAGCACCTCAAGAACCTCGTCCTCTACAACGCCCAGGACACTGAACAGGTCGAGGAGGAGTTCCACTCCCACTGGGGTTTCAAGCGCCGCGACGAGTAG
- a CDS encoding hydroxyacylglutathione hydrolase family protein — protein MRLIFEQLRIGGDRNFAYLIGDREAGKGVLVDPAFDPGMAVERAAVQGLHITHILNTHGHDDHANGNREAHRLTGAEVAGGPGHPGPLDRVLGEGERIPVGIFTLRVSTVPGHTPDHLAFLLEEAAIGLTGDHLFVGKVGGTRTEAEGRQEWESLRKLLRDWPEHTTIWPGHDYGARPSSTLALERDFNPFLCVPDVEAFLALKAAWSGFKVQHGLK, from the coding sequence ATGAGACTCATCTTCGAACAGCTTCGGATCGGCGGGGATCGTAACTTCGCCTACCTCATCGGCGACCGGGAGGCCGGTAAGGGGGTCCTGGTGGATCCTGCCTTCGATCCCGGGATGGCGGTGGAGCGGGCAGCGGTGCAGGGACTGCACATCACCCATATCCTCAACACCCATGGGCACGATGATCATGCCAATGGCAACCGTGAAGCCCATCGCCTGACCGGCGCAGAGGTGGCCGGTGGCCCGGGGCATCCAGGTCCTCTGGACCGGGTGCTGGGGGAGGGCGAGCGCATCCCGGTGGGGATCTTCACCCTGCGGGTCTCCACCGTCCCCGGTCACACCCCGGACCACTTGGCCTTCCTCCTGGAGGAGGCGGCCATCGGTTTGACGGGGGATCATCTCTTTGTCGGGAAGGTCGGTGGGACCCGGACTGAGGCGGAAGGGCGACAGGAGTGGGAGAGCCTGCGGAAACTGCTCAGGGACTGGCCGGAGCACACCACCATCTGGCCGGGGCACGACTACGGTGCCAGGCCCTCCAGCACCCTGGCCCTGGAGCGGGACTTCAACCCCTTCCTCTGTGTTCCCGACGTGGAGGCCTTCCTGGCCCTGAAGGCCGCCTGGAGTGGCTTCAAGGTCCAGCATGGGCTGAAGTAG